One genomic window of Triticum aestivum cultivar Chinese Spring unplaced genomic scaffold, IWGSC CS RefSeq v2.1 scaffold177612, whole genome shotgun sequence includes the following:
- the LOC123176265 gene encoding uncharacterized protein — protein MEHLSAEGKAIYETITQASEAAHLRHQKELDALIVAAVGSVVDAAVSRSVGAAVDKAVEAAMGTVVNDMQAYTDGAEADLLKQIQDLRAAKSTTFRASDLEGFERSPTATAEANQAGFKASLSTRGPGSSTQALYVPPVARGIPEPRSSSSFSSLLQRERRNNSSGHGKPPSVDFPKFDGENPKLWQTRCVDYFAMFDTDPDLWIAIAAMQFEGAAARWLSSVQYKFVRSSWEDFCAAVLNRFGRNQHQSLVRKLYRLKQTGTVEDYVSQFSELMDQLTAYEPEPDMLRYTTRFMDGLKASVRMTLAVQRPADLDTAYSIAAVHDEMGELDSDTYTAGRRSLSSCVYGRSDKIVPVKAIEETRDKPKVNALEDKLATLKAYSRAKGLCFICGERWGRDHKCNQTVQLHVVQEMLEFCALDNGDSEDSDMDLMVLSADTQTATGGSSAIRLDCQLAGHKVIFLLDSGSSHSFISDRLAAHVPGMQQLPKQQSVRIAGGGQLQCTHVIPQCLWSARGHEFECDFRVLPLKHYDGIVGMDWLSSLGTMQVNWLEKWLVFEYKGAPIFLQGHPPTSFNCTVVELHLVQPASDKSPVVPLPAPIQELLDEYASVFAIPTSLPPRRACDHRIPLIEGAQPVNIRPYRYSPELKTEIEKQIKEMLESGVISPSSTPFASPVIMIRKKYGTWRLFVDYRHLNLITLKTKYPLPTIDELLDELTGASWFSKLDLRAGYHQIRLAPGEE, from the coding sequence TGCGGTGTCGCGTTCCGTCGGGGCGGCGGTCGACAAGGCGGTGGAGGCAGCGATGGGGACGGTCGTCAACGATATGCAGGCGTACACCGACGGGGCGGAAGCCGACCTCCTCAAGCAAATTCAGGACCTCCGCGCCGCCAAGAGCACCACCTTCCGCGCCAGCGATTTGGAGGGATTCGAGCGTTCGCCTACGGCCACGGCAGAGGCGAATCAGGCAGGATTCAAGGCGTCGCTGTCGACCAGAGGACCAGGTTCAAGCACGCAAGCACTGTATGTTCCGCCGGTCGCTAGAGGTATACCTGAACCGCGGTCGAGTTCATCTTTTTCTAGTCTATTGCAACGCGAGCGGAGGAACAATTCGTCAGGCCATGGGAAACCCCCCTCTGTTGATTTCCCAAAATTTGATGGGGAGAATCCAAAGCTTTGGCAAACACGGTGTGTGGACTATTTTGCTatgtttgacactgatccggatctCTGGATTGCTATTGCCGCTATGCAATTCGAAGGAGCAGCAGCACGTTGGTTATCGTCAGTTCAATACAAATTTGTTCGATCATCGTGGGAGGATTTTTGTGCTGCAGTTCTGAATCGTTTTGGCCGCAACCAACATCAGTCCTTGGTGCGCAAACTTTACCGGCTGAAACAGACAGGGACAGTGGAAGATTATGTTAGTCAGTTTTCTGAACTTATGGACCAGTTGACTGCTTATGAACCAGAGCCAGATATGCTGCGCTATACAACCCGTTTCATGGATGGTTTGAAGGCAAGTGTGCGTATGACATTAGCGGTGCAGCGACCTGCTGATCTCGACACTGCTTATTCCATTGCTGCAGTACATGACGAAATGGGAGAGCTCGATAGTGATACTTATACTGCTGGTCGTCGCTCTTTGTCCTCGTGTGTGTATGGGCGTTCTGACAAAATAGTTCCTGTCAAAGCTATTGAGGAAACTAGAGACAAGCCTAAGGTCAATGCTCTAGAGGATAAGTTGGCTACACTTAAGGCTTATAGCCGAGCAAAAGGCCTTTGTTTCATTTGTGGTGAGCGCTGGGGTCGAGATCATAAGTGCAATCAGACTGTGCAACTGCATGTAGTGCAAGAGATGCTAGAATTTTGTGCCTTGGATAATGGTGATTCTGAGGATAGTGATATGGATCTGATGGTATTGTCAGCTGACACACAGACTGCAACAGGCGGTTCTTCGGCTATCAGGCTTGATTGTCAGCTAGCTGGTCATAAGGTCATCTTCTTGCTTGACTCGGGAAGTTCCCACTCATTCATCAGTGATCGTTTAGCAGCTCATGTGCCTGGTATGCAACAGTTGCCCAAACAACAGAGTGTGAGAATTGCTGGTGGTGGACAATTGCAGTGTACACATGTTATTCCTCAGTGTTTGTGGTCAGCCAGGGGGCATGAATTTGAGTGTGATTTCAGAGTGCTACCATTGAAACATTATGATGGCATAGTGGGCATGGATTGGCTTTCTTCTCTCGGCACTATGCAAGTGAACTGGCTTGAAAAATGGTTGGTATTCGAGTATAAGGGAGCTCCAATATTTTTGCAAGGACATCCTCCTACTTCCTTTAATTGCACTGTCGTCGAGCTCCATTTGGTTCAACCAGCTAGCGACAAGAGTCCAGTTGTTCCTCTTCCGGCACCTATACAGGAACTGTTGGATGAATATGCTAGTGTGTTTGCTATTCCCACTTCTCTTCCACCGCGACGAGCTTGTGATCATCGCATTCCTCTGATTGAAGGAGCTCAGCCAGTAAATATCCGACCCTATAGGTATTCTCCAGAACTGAAAACAGAAATCGAGAAACAGATAAAAGAGATGTTGGAATCTGGAGTAATTTCACCTAGTTCAACTCCTTTTGCTTCCCCTGTTATCATGATTCGCAAGAAATATGGGACATGGCGGCTCTTTGTGGACTATCGGCACCTTAATCTGATCACATTGAAGACCAAATATCCCCTACCTACGATTGATGAGTTACTCGATGAGTTG